A stretch of Limanda limanda chromosome 7, fLimLim1.1, whole genome shotgun sequence DNA encodes these proteins:
- the snx21 gene encoding sorting nexin-21, with protein MASRLLDRLKRSLFKDVHWAVTEQEAADTQEVEAFDEDRLEAELAEEEECVSDRLGGTLSFDSAGGGGGVEESGDGEGQDSDSDFLGESMEEGLSSTDASPVGPSPSALLTRQLQESWRNMCRLDGGSPAPSGRRLTDDLLFEVTDASVMQDGSSKYVLYTIHVIQTGGSDKTPAVITRRYSDFQRLHATLRRYHSDLMDRVCFPRKKLRRNFVAETIARRSRAFEQYLSHLCSLPSLRGALCVRQFFYLSDLQTGQLLIREGRFQEALGPLLNAKRLQQKLGWASDYDLQAQAPPPAPSHWLFTLVGLSCCFQEVDQLEEAGDHCDHALRVLTPADTQTDEQDKPLPQTPAPRPHIDRPHPLLLPLLGAVVRLLWQTGRDKRQWEELLQQLEEQGAGLDNQPTMIEFLVKHDLQESEGGLS; from the exons ATGGCGTCCCGGCTGCTGGATCGTCTGAAGCGCTCGCTGTTTAAAGACGTTCACTGGGCGGTGACggaacaggaagcagctgacacacaggaagtggaggcgTTCGATGAGGACCGGCTGGAGGCGGagctggcggaggaggaggagtgtgtgagcGATCGCCTCGGGGGGACTCTGTCCTTCGACAGCgccgggggaggaggaggagtggaggaaaGTGGCGATGGCGAGGGGCAGGACAGTGACTCCGACTTCCTGGGCGAGTCGATGGAGGAGGGGCTGAGCAGCACAG ACGCCAGTCCTGTTGGCCCCTCCCCCTCCGCCCTGCTGACACGGCAGCTGCAGGAGAGCTGGAGGAACATGTGCCGACTCGACGGAGGAAGCCCCGCCCCCTCGGGACGACGGCTGACGGACGACTTGTTGTTTGAGGTCACGGACGCCAGTGTGATGCAGGACGGCTCCTCCAAGTACGTG CTCTACACCATCCACGTGATCCAGACCGGTGGCAGCGATAAGACGCCCGCTGTCATCACCCGCCGCTACTCCGACTTCCAGCGCCTTCACGCCACGCTGCGGCGTTATCACTCCGACCTGATGGATCGGGTGTGTTTTCCAC GAAAGAAGCTGCGGAGGAACTTCGTGGCGGAGACGATCGCCAGGCGCAGCCGGGCCTTCGAGCAGTatctgtctcacctgtgttcCCTGCCCAGCCTGCGGGGGGCGCTGTGTGTGCGACAGTTCTTCTACCTGAGCGACCTGCAGACCGGGCAGCTGCTCATCAG GGAGGGGCGTTTCCAGGAGGCGCTCGGGCCGCTGCTCAACGCCAAGCGGCTGCAACAGAAACTGGGCTGGGCCAGTGACTACGACCTCCAGGCTCAGGCCCCGCCCCCGGCCCCCTCCCATTGGCTCTTCACTCTGGTGGGGCTGTCGTGCTGTTTCCAAGAAGTGGACCagctggaggaggcgggggaTCACTGTGACCACGCCCTCCGTGTCCTGACGCCCGCCGACACCCAAACTGACGAGCAGGACAAGCCCCTCCCACAGACCCCTGCACCCCGCCCACACATTGATAGACCACACCCCCTCCTGTTGCCGTTGCTAGGGGCGGTCGTTCGGCTTCTGTGGCAGACGGGAAGAGACAAACGGCAGTGGGAGGAgcttctgcagcagctggaggagcaagGGGCGGGGCTTGACAATCAGCCAACCATGATCGAGTTTCTGGTAAAACACGACCTGCAAGAGAGTGAAGGGGGGTTGTCATGA
- the LOC133004548 gene encoding peptidase inhibitor 16-like, giving the protein MHQRSISELQGTSTQQGASTQQGVSTRRTTPAGGSRWRGGAAPLWAWWLLLSTFLVPGAWSFLSEEQEELLVELHNHYRGQVSPSASAMMPLRWDPSLKLIAEGYAAKCVWNHNPELEETGENLFAGTGPLDLREALEKWFLEHLDYSFHNNSCDEDKMCGHYTQMVWADTHRVGCAFHLCNNMEGLEWERVSYLVCNYYPAGNYEDQRPYVEGDWCSSCPENLQKCENNLCVAEEEEEEDEDVEDGTDWMTRNSGSVSSPSLLLASLTGILSLRL; this is encoded by the exons atgcaccagAGGAGCATCTCAGAGCTCCAGGGGACCTCCACCCAGCAGGGGGCCTCCACTCAGCAGGGGGTCTCCACCCGACGGACCACCCCGGCTGGAGGCTccaggtggagggggggggccgCTCCTCTCTGGGCTTGGTGGCTGCTGCTCAGCACCTTCCTGGTTCCTGGAGCCTGGAGCTTCCTcagcgaggagcaggaggagctgctggtggagcttCACAACCACTACAGGGGACAGGTGTCCCCCAGCGCCTCCGCCATGATGCCTCTG agatGGGACCCGAGTCTGAAGCTGATCGCAGAAGGCTACGCCGCTAAATGTGTCTGGAACCACAACCCGGAGCTGGAGGAGACTGGAGAGAACCTGTTCGCCGGCACCGGGCCCCTGGACCTCCGGGAGGCGCTGGAGAAATGGTTCCTGG AACATCTGGATTACAGCTTCCACAACAACAGCTGTGATGAAGACAAGATGTGTGGACACTACACACag atggtgtgggcagacacacacagagtcggCTGTGCCTTCCACCTCTGTAACAACATGGAGGGTCTGGAGTGGGAGAGAGTCTCGTACCTCGTCTGCAACTACTACCCAGC AGGAAACTATGAAGACCAGCGGCCGTACGTGGAAGGTGATTGGTGCTCCAGCTGTCCTGAGAACCTGCAGAAGTGTGAAAACAACCTGTGTG tggccgaggaggaggaggaggaggatgaagatgtggAGGACGGAACCGACTGGATGAC ACGGAATTCTGGATCAGTTTCATCACCTTCTCTCCTGTTAGCGTCTCTGACTGGGATCCTGAGTCTgaggctgtga